In one window of Falco cherrug isolate bFalChe1 chromosome 12, bFalChe1.pri, whole genome shotgun sequence DNA:
- the ASPM gene encoding abnormal spindle-like microcephaly-associated protein isoform X4, translating into MADAFSGAAVRELGSSPSGRRCWAAPGGAEAADEAHAVLVLSHFCRPPFLSFGRLRVGAARARLLAVENPNAEDVEVVVDRFPPSARGFGIERRRFFVPSGQRIFVSVTWTPLEEGKVRELVTFVINGIVKHQAVLLGVAEQPLKKKKSLWDAIKKKRSSETSASIKVKRSTSEVKNVNKTFQVFQKVDRHRSPLQPCENQNTVQNNISPGNDSFLGSENKLPISPIAPVLEEHCSTVRTPLEMRRSTAFSDIATAVNEKLLPEIDNCNEHNELKSESAYNSAGLAQLNCISSLFCSPEHSPSVPVVSTRRILSPDSFLNGSFQADIDTIEQPVPILSPDQFVKDSLSDKQSKTPEIEGALISSAAETYIVKEFLPSRWKEDGDVETKPYVHIEHNLNEVFEVHNVESQVLNDEKPKENHFNFPSTEELQTHNSRKEQPKKRPVLSATVIKKTSDAAEEKSMKTLQPKSKKCLSKVITECANVVPVHTKAEISKCLPVIGPVSAEKKCHNDKVNSSPTGSTSLCRKRKSDFYAENSRLTAPVHVEEVERKRTHTSSADNKMHVTMRPSAFKPTNRERVGQRKKGGSSLQKASKTTKRISKPIPGLAQSHLTFVKPLKTAIPRHPMPFAAKNMFYDERWKEKQQRGFTWWLNFVLTPDDFSVKTNTSQVNAASLVLGQEKLHKTSIPKAPTKDEASLRAYTAQRKLNQLRRAACRLFTSETMAKAIKKLEIEIESRRLLVRRDRHLWKDVGERQKILNWLLSYNPLWLRIGLETVYGELIALESNSDVRGLAIFILNRLLWNPDIAAEYRHPTVPHLYREGHEEALSEFTLKKLLLLVCFLDYAKRSRVIDHDPCLFCKDAEFKASKDLLLAFSRDFLSGEGDLSRHLGFLGLPVSHVQTPLDEFDFAVTNLAVDLQCGIRLVRTMELLTKNWNLSKQLRVPAISRLQKMHNVDIVLNVLKERGIHLKDESGASIDSRDIVDRHRERTLALLWKIAFAFQVDVFLNVEQLKEEIEFLKNVHKKKTKLGALKTFPNCCRVPDNSSNFSPQRYSENVKLLMAWVNAVCGFYNIKVENFTVSFSDGRVLCHLIHHYHPCYVPLEAVCQRTTQTVECSRTVTVGLNSSSSSSSESDTSVNVMEEMFDQATTAAVLYKELLDNERKNFQLINAAVSDLGGIPAMIHHSDMSNTIPDEKVVITYLSFLCSRLLDLQQEARAAQLIQSAWRNYRLKRELRLSQERDRAAQIIQKSALNFLSRQRTLRKVNAAVSIQKHWRRYLARMIFLNLKKKKLEEARNKSATVIQAYWRRYSARRRYLQLRYYVIFVQARIRMVKSVAAYKQIVWATVTIQSRLRASKLAKKDQQRYEILKSSALTIQYAFRRWRKYKMQQKIKAALVLQTYFRKWQSTKLAKRKRAALVIQSWYRMHRDRKQYLCIKQSVIKIQAWYRCHLARCIYQEHRAKIMTIQRYYRAYKLGKIERECYLQKRAAVIVLQAAFRSMKAHKLYRQTKAVCVVQSLWRMKKERLRFLQLKKSVITLQSHVRKCQQVRRYKEVKKAASVIQTWYRACVASKTAAAALQRMHLAAVVLQSAYRGMEARKKARILRSVIKIQSSYRAYIIRKIFKNLKEATVKIQAFVKMRQARKRYCALREATLYVQRRYRSHRYTLQLKEDYRKLKGACIRIQAVVRGHLVRKQVQRWKEAAVFLQACYRMRRDRQRYLSICSAAVVIQKYYCAYEKQLRQRQEFLQVKKAAVCLQAAYRGYKARKKLKLEYRAAIKIQTTFRAHAARVKYKAMVQASIVIQRWYRTCKIGNRQRLNFLMTRVAVLSLQAAFRGWKARKHIRRQCVAATKIQSVFRRFMALQKFRLMNRAALTLQKHYRASVIGQKQRQEYVQLRNSVVRLQAIWRGKTARKTIQKKHHFATIIQSYYRMHVNQQKYKKLKQATLVIQKYFRAYCMKKTQRAVYLRTKAAVLVLQSAYRGMIVRKQLNELNKAATTVQAAFKSYLVKKDYERLRSAAIVVQRHYRAIIHGKYQKQKYLFLKKATVQMQAIYRGVRVRRRVHCMHQAAICIQATFKMHRMNIKYQAMRMAAIIIQRQYRAFFLGRIQRKKYLELKKSVIILQAACRGMKVRQDLKTMDQSAAIIQSYYRMYKQQRDFRKLLLATRRIQQWLRACKERNTQFHNYMIMKRAALCIQAAFRGMKTRRLIRTMSESAELIQRRFRTFLKRKHFLSIKTAAIVIQRKYRATKLAIIQRQKYLSFLNAAVIIQSAYRGFIVRKKIKQMHQAATVIQAMLRMRKIYISYQAVRLASVIIQRHYRAYREARHVREMYLKLYKSVLVLQAAYRGMKTRCFLRKRNEAALTIQKNYRMYRQYHHYKKVQWAAQLIQTRYRANNLMEIAVQHYSSLKKATTCVQKAFRHLRAKKQQQEMHCAAIVVQKNFKAFRERQRYLSLKAATLVFQRRYRALILSRQQTWEYLSLRRATIHMQAVYRGTRVRKSIEHMHLAASTIQSAYKMHRNRRSYQNLRIAAIVIQSYYRSYIKGKNQRKKYLTMKNSAIVIQASYRGMKERQKLKAMHAATIVIQSTYRMHIQHRYYKQLCWAVRVTQHRFRAKRAKDADMENYAKIKKAVICLQSSFHAKKARQLYKTNVAACYIQSFFKMHVERRRFLEKKAAAIMIQSVFRCQRTRSRYKLIQSSAVAIQRWYRACCKARLQKAEYCAQRQAIVIIQSAFRGMKARKKARQIRAARKIQSFLQMAVQRKRFIQLKTAAITLQAYYLMHKAKSQYTSYKKAAVVLQRCYRSHLTVKYRRTTYLQTQRNIIIVQARVRGFIEKKRFCKIKESTIKIQAFFRGFIQRQKYLQCKFSAVLIQQRYRAHQMRNTEQQRYHQMKRAAIRIQASYRGYKARQWVNRTKAARIIQAWFRGCRAQKEYASVVKAVCVIQSHFKTKQQRTWFLKMKFSALTIQRRWRATLTAQRIRHQFLATKNAAVKIQLAYRRYRARRLLRKKLQAACLIQKAYRSFKARKEFVQQKAAAVIIQKHPRAWQISEQKQKKRLLYFAAAAYHHISAIKIQRAYRIHLILKLAQNQISSVHVIQRWFRAKMQRKRYLRDYERIIQLQCVIRGWLNHRNNAATIIQRNVRRFLACRRRRKFAVGIIKFQALWRGYSWRKSNDTAKTKALRYRLVKANEKSREENKLSNRTAVAIKYLLKFKHLSYILAALKHLEVATRLSPLCCENMAQSRAIFSIFVLIQSCNRSVPCMEVIRYSIQVLLNVSKYERTTQAVYEVENSIDTLLDLLQTYRGKAGDKISEKGESIFTKTCCLLAILSKDSKRALEIRSMPRVVPCIQSLYKLTARKHKMDAERTLVRQKINTHLSGTNFVPVTPLRIKTVSRIKPDWVLRKDNMQEIVDPLQAILMVMDTLGIVCY; encoded by the exons ATGGCCGATGCCTTCTCCGGCGCGGCGGTGCGGGAgctgggctccagccccagcgGGAGGCGGTGCTGGGCCGCGCCGGGGGGCGCCGAGGCCGCGGACGAGGCCCACGCCGTGCTGGTGCTGAGCCACTTCTGCCGGCCGCCCTTCCTCAGCTTCGGCCGCCTGCGAGTGGGCGCCGCCCGCGCGCGTCTCCTGGCCGTCGAGAACCCCAACGCGGAGGACGTCGAGGTGGTCGTCGACCGCTTCCCGCCGTCCGCCAGGGGCTTCGGCATCGAGCGTCGCCGCTTTTTCGTGCCG TCAGGACAAAGAATCTTTGTTTCTGTAACATGGACACCATtagaagaaggaaaagtcaGAGAACTGGTAACTTTTGTTATTAATGGCATTGTAAAGCATCAGGCTGTGCTTCTGGGTGTTGCTGAGCAGCCTCTGAAGAAAAAG AAGAGTCTTTGGGAtgctataaaaaagaaaaggtcttcagaaacatctgcttcaataaaagttaaaagaagtacttcagaagttaaaaatgttaataaaaccTTTCAGGTTTTCCAGAAGGTGGATAGACATAGAAGCCCACTTCAGCCATGTGAAAATCAGAACACAGTGCAAAATAATATATCCCCAGGAAATGACTCTTTTCTTGgctcagaaaataaattgccTATATCTCCTATTGCACCAGTGCTAGAAGAACATTGTAGTACTGTTCGCACGCCACTTGAAATGAGAAGATCTACTGCGTTCTCGGATATTGCTACTGCTGTAAATGAGAAGTTACTGCCTGAAATAGACAACTGTAACGAGCACAAtgaattaaaatctgaaagtgCCTACAATTCTGCTGGATTAGCACAACTTAACTGTATATCCTCACTGTTTTGCAGTCCAGAACACTCACCATCTGTGCCTGTTGTAAGTACAAGGAGAATTTTAAGTCcagattcttttttaaatggcagTTTTCAAGCGGATATAGATACAAtagagcagcctgttccaattcTGTCACCTGATCAGTTTGTGAAAGACAGCTTGTCAGATAAGCAGTCAAAGACTCCTGAGATCGAGGGAGCTTTAATATCGTCTGCTGCAGAGACTTACATTGTAAAGGAATTCCTGCCCTCAAGATGGAAAGAAGATGGAGATGTAGAGACAAAACCATATGTTCATATAGAACACAACTTAAATGAAGTCTTTGAAGTGCATAATGTAGAATCACAGGTACTTAATGAtgaaaaacccaaagaaaatcACTTCAATTTTCCTTCTACAGAGGAACTTCAGACTCACAATTCTCGGAAAGAACAACCAAAAAAGCGTCCAGTTCTTTCTGCCACTGTGATAAAAAAGACTTCTGATGCCgctgaagaaaaaagcatgaaaactcTCCAGCCAAAATCTAAAAAATGCCTTAGTAAAGTGATAACAGAATGTGCTAATGTGGTGCCTGTAcatacaaaagcagaaatatctaAATGCCTTCCAGTTATAGGTCCCGTTTCAGCTGAAAAGAAGTGTCACAATGACAAAGTAAATTCATCTCCTACTGGATCAACTTCTTTGTGTCGTAAGAGGAAGAGTgatttttatgcagaaaataGTAGACTTACAGCTCCAGTGCACGTGgaagaagtggaaagaaaaagaactcaTACATCTAGTGCAGACAATAAAATGCATGTTACTATGAGACCATCAGCGTTCAAACCCACAAACCGAGAGCGAGTagggcagaggaagaaaggtg GTTCTTCACTTCAGAAAGCATctaaaactaccaaaagaattagTAAACCCATCCCTGGATTGGCCCAATCTCACCTGACATTTGTGAAACCACTGAAAACAG ctattccTAGGCACCCAATGCCTTTTGCTgctaaaaacatgttttatgaTGAACGttggaaggagaagcagcaacgAGGTTTCACCTGGTGGTTAAATTTTGTACTCACTCCTGATGACTTCAGTGTAAAAACAAACACCTCACAAG TAAACGCAGCTTCTCTTGTCTTGGGACAAGAGAAACTCCATAAAACCAGTATTCCTAAAGCACCGACAAAGGATGAAGCATCTCTAAGAGCTTATACGGCTCAGCGTAAGCTGAATCAATTGCGACGTGCTGCTTGCCGTTTGTTTACATCTGAAACAATGGCTAAAGCAATCAAGAAACTGGAAATTGAGATTGAAAGTAGACGTTTGCTAGTTCGTAGAGACAGACACCTCTGGAAAGATGTAG gagagagacagaaaatccTTAACTGGCTTTTATCTTACAACCCTTTGTGGCTGCGCATAGGTCTGGAG ACTGTTTATGGAGAACTGATAGCTTTGGAGAGTAATAGTGATGTTAGGGGTTTAGCAATTTTTATCCTTAATCGCTTGCTTTGGAATCCTGACATTGCAGCTGAATACAGACACCCCACTGTGCCTCACCTTTACCGAGAAG GTCATGAAGAAGCTCTGTCAGAGttcacactgaaaaaattaCTGCTGTTAGTTTGCTTTCTGGATTATGCCAAACGGTCCAGAGTGATTGATCATGACCCTTGCCTGTTCTGTAAGGATGCAGAGTTCAAG gCTAGCAAAGACCTTCTGCTTGCATTTTCTCGGGACTTCCTGAGTGGCGAAGGTGACCTTTCCCGCCATCTTGGTTTCTTAGGACTACCTGTCAGTCATGTTCAAACTCCACTGGATGAATTTGATTTTGCTGTAACAAATCTGGCTGTGGACTTACAGTGTGGCATTCGTCTTGT GAGAACAATGGAACTTCTCACCAAAAACTGGAATCTTTCAAAACAACTGAGAGTTCCTGCAATAAGTCGTCTACAGAAGATGCATAATGTTGACATTGTTCTTAATGTCCTTAAAGAGCGAGGAATTCACTTGAAAGATGAAAGTG GTGCTTCAATTGACTCCAGGGATATTGTAGATAGACATAGAGAACGAACATTAGCACTCCTGTGGAAAATTGCCTTTGCCTTCCAG GTGGACGTTTTTCTTAATGTGGAAcagttaaaagaagaaattgagtttttaaagaatgtacacaagaagaaaacaaaactgggtGCTCTCAAGACTTTTCCAAATTGCTGTAGAGTACCAGATAATAGTAGTAACTTCTCACCTCAAAGATATAGTGAAAATGTGAAGCTGCTGATGGCATGGGTTAATGCTGTTTGTGGATTTTACAATATCAAG GTGGAAAATTTCACAGTGTCTTTCTCGGATGGTAGAGTATTATGTCATTTGATTCATCATTATCATCCATGTTACGTGCCTTTGGAAGCTGTGTGCCAACGTACAACTCAAACAGTAGAATGCTCCAGAACTGTTACGGTGGGATTAAActcttcctcctcatcctcttcAGAGTCAGATACTTCTGTAAATGTTATGGAAGAAATGTTTGACCAAG CTACAACTGCTGCAGTCCTATACAAGGAACTCTTGgacaatgaaaggaaaaacttcCAGCTGATCAATGCTGCAGTTTCTGACCTAGGTGGAATACCAGCAATGATTCATCACTCAGACATGTCAAATACAATTCCTGATGAGaag GTTGTTATTACCTACCTATCATTTCTGTGTTCGCGGCTTCTAGATCTTCAGCAAGAAGCTAGAGCTGCACAATTAATTCAGTCTGCTTGGAGGAATTACAGGCTGAAAAGGGAACTGAGACTTTCTCAG GAAAGAGACAGAGCTGCTCAGATAATTCAAAAATCTGCATTAAATTTCCTGTCTCGTCAACGCACACTGAGGAAAGTGAATGCAGCAGTTTCCATTCAGAAGCACTGGAGAAGATACTTAGCcaggatgatttttttaaatctgaaaaagaaaaaactggaGGAAGCCAGAAATAAATCTGCCACAGTCATTCAG gctTACTGGAGGAGATACTCTGCTAGGAGAAGATACTTACAGCTAAGATACTACGTTATTTTTGTACAAGCAAGGATAAGGATGGTGAAGTCTGTTGCTGCATACAAACAAATTGTTTGGGCTACTGTAACAATTCAGTCTCGTCTCCGTGCATCCAAGTTGGCAAAAAAGGATCAGCAAAGATATGAAATCTTAAAGTCTTCAGCACTTACTATTCAGTATGCATTCAGAAGatggagaaaatacaaaatgcaacagaaaattaaagcagcTTTAGTCCTTCAGACTTATTTCCGAAAATGGCAATCTACAAAACTGGCTAAAAGAAAGAGGGCTGCCCTTGTCATACAGTCTTGGTATAGGATGCACAGAGATCGGAAGCAGTATCTATGTATTAAGCAAAGTGTTATCAAGATTCAGGCTTGGTACAGATGTCATCTGGCTAGATGTATTTACCAGGAACACAGGgcaaaaataatgacaattCAGCGGTATTACAGAGCTTATAAACTAGGAAAAATTGAAAGAGAGTGCTATTTGCAAAAGCGCGCAGCAGTGATAGTTCTCCAAGCTGCCTTTAGAAGCATGAAGGCACATAAACTAtacagacaaacaaaagcagtttgtgTTGTTCAATCACTGTGGAGAATGAAAAAAGAGAGACTAAGATTTCTACAActtaaaaaatctgttattaCATTGCAGTCACATGTGAGAAAATGCCAACAAGTAAGAAGATACAAGGAGGTTAAAAAGGCTGCTTCTGTAATTCAAACTTGGTATAGGGCATGTGTCGCTTctaaaacagcagctgctgctttgcagaggaTGCATCTGGCTGCTGTTGTCCTACAGTCTGCCTACAGAGGAATGGAAGCTAGGAAAAAGGCTCGCATATTGAGATCCGTGATAAAAATTCAGTCAAGTTATCGTGCTTATATTATCCGGAAGATATTTAAAAACTTGAAAGAAGCAACAGTGAAGATTCAAGCTTTTGTAAAGATGAGGCAGGCACGTAAGCGTTATTGTGCGTTAAGGGAGGCAACGCTTTATGTCCAGCGAAGGTATCGGTCTCACAGATACACTCTTCAACTTAAAGAAGATTATAGGAAATTGAAGGGAGCTTGCATAAGAATTCAAGCTGTAGTTCGAGGCCACCTTGTCAGGAAACAAGTGCAAAGATGGAAAGAGGCTGCAGTATTTCTCCAGGCATGCTACAGAATGAGAAGGGACAGGCAACGTTATTTAAGCATCTGTAGTGCTGCTGTTGtcattcaaaaatattattgtgCATATGAAAAGCAACTGCGTCAGAGGCAGGAGTTCTTGCAAgttaaaaaagcagctgtgtgctTGCAGGCAGCCTACAGGGGCTATAAAGCACGTAAAAAACTTAAACTTGAATATAGAGCTGCTATTAAAATTCAGACTACTTTTAGAGCTCATGCTGCCAGAGTGAAATACAAGGCAATGGTTCAGGCCTCCATTGTGATTCAGAGGTGGTACAGAACTTGTAAGATTGGTAACAGGCAAAGACTGAACTTCTTAATGACAAGAGTGGCAGTGCTTTCTTTGCAAGCAGCTTTTCGTGGCTGGAAGGCACGAAAGCATATTCGAAGACAATGTGTTGCTGCTACTAAGATACAGTCTGTCTTCAGAAGATTCATGGCTCTGCAAAAATTCAGACTTATGAACCGTGCTGCACTAACTCTCCAAAAGCATTACAGAGCCAGTGTTATAGGCCAGAAGCAACGGCAAGAATATGTTCAGCTGCGTAACTCTGTAGTGCGTCTTCAGGCAATATGGAGGGGGAAAACTGCGAGAAAAACAATTCAGAAGAAACATCATTTTGCAACAATTATTCAGTCCTATTACAGAATGCATGTAAATCAACAAAAATATAAGAAACTAAAACAAGCCACTCTAGTGattcagaaatacttcagagcttactgtatgaaaaaaacccagcgTGCAGTTTATCTAAGAACAAAGGCAGCTGTGTTAGTCTTGCAGTCTGCTTACCGTGGGATGATTGTGAGGAAACAGTTGAATGAACTAAACAAAGCTGCTACAACTGTACAAGCTGCCTTCAAATCTTACCTGGTCAAAAAGGACTATGAAAGGCTTAGATCTGCAGCTATAGTAGTTCAAAGGCATTATCGTGCAATTATTCATGGTAAAtatcaaaagcagaaatacttgtttttaaaaaaagccacagtCCAAATGCAGGCGATTTATAGAGGTGTAAGAGTTAGACGACGAGTTCACTGTATGCATCAAGCAGCTATTTGTATCCAAGCCACATTTAAGATGCATCGTATGAACATAAAATATCAGGCAATGAGAATGGCAGCAATTATAATTCAAAGACAATACAGAGCATTTTTTTTAGGCAGAATACAACGTAAAAAGTACTTGGAACTAAAGAAGTCTGTCATCATCCTTCAGGCTGCCTGTAGAGGCATGAAGGTCCGACAAGATTTAAAAACTATGGATCAGTCAGCAGCAATAATACAGTCTTATTATCGAATGTACAAACAACAGAGGGATTTCAGAAAATTGTTGCTGGCCACTAGGCGAATTCAGCAGTGGCTCCGTGCTTGTAAGGAGCGAAATACTCAATTTCACAACTATATGATTATGAAGAGAGCTGCACTTTGTATTCAGGCTGCGTTCCGTGGTATGAAAACAAGAAGACTTATAAGAACTATGAGCGAATCAGCTGAGCTTATTCAAAGAAGATTTAGAacttttctcaaaagaaaacattttctttccattaagaCAGCTGCTATTGTAattcagagaaaatacagagcaaCAAAATTAGCAATAATTCAACGTCAAAAATACCTCTCTTTCCTTAATGCTGCTGTTATCATACAATCTGCTTATAGAGGCTTCatagtaagaaagaaaataaaacagatgcaTCAAGCTGCTACAGTTATTCAAGCAATGTTAAGAATGCgtaaaatttacatttcttatCAAGCTGTCAGGCTTGCTTCAGTAATCATACAGCGACATTATCGTGCTTACAGGGAAGCGAGGCATGTGAGGGAAATGTACTTAAAACTGTACAAGTCTGTGCTAGTTCTTCAGGCTGCCTATAGAGGAATGAAAACAAGATGCTtcttgaggaaaagaaatgaggCAGCACTTACAATACAGAAAAACTACCGAATGTATAGGCAGTACCACCATTACAAAAAAGTTCAGTGGGCAGCTCAGCTAATACAGACGAGATACAGAGCCAATAACCTAATGGAAATTGCAGTACAGCATTACTCTTcattaaagaaagcaacaaCTTGTGTTCAGAAGGCTTTTCGACATCTGAGAgcaaaaaaacagcagcaagaaatgCACTGTGCTGCTATTGTTGTTcagaaaaattttaaagcttttagaGAACGTCAAAGGTATCTCTCTCTCAAAGCAGCTACTCTTGTCTTTCAGAGAAGATACAGAGCCTTGATTCTGTCAAGACAGCAAACTTGGGAGTATCTTTCTCTTCGCCGAGCAACTATTCATATGCAGGCTGTGTACAGAGGTACCAGGGTGCGGAAGAGTATTGAGCATATGCACTTAGCTGCTAGTACAATACAATCAGCCtacaaaatgcacagaaatagaAGGTCCTATCAAAATTTGAGAATTGCAGCTATTGTTATACAGAGCTACTATCGATCCTATATTAAAGGCAAGAATCAACGAAAGAAATATCTGACAATGAAGAATTCTGCTATTGTTATTCAAGCATCATACAGAGGCATGAAGGAACGACAGAAACTGAAAGCCATGCATGCCGCAACAATTGTAATACAGTCCACTTATCGCATGCATATACAACATAGATACTACAAACAGTTGTGCTGGGCTGTCAGAGTTACACAGCACAGGTTCAGAGCCAAAAGGGCAAAAGACGCTGACATGGAAAactatgcaaaaataaaaaaggctgtCATTTGCCTTCAGTCCTCTTTTCATGCTAAAAAAGCTAGGCAGTTGTATAAAACCAATGTTGCTGCATGTTACATACAATCTTTCTTCAAAATGCACGTAGAGAGGAGGcgttttcttgaaaagaaagcagcagcaataatGATCCAGTCTGTGTTCCGATGCCAAAGAACAAGGAGTCGCTATAAATTGATTCAGAGTTCAGCAGTTGCTATTCAGAGATGGTACAGAGCATGTTGCAAGGCTCGTTTACAGAAAGCAGAGTATTGTGCTCAAAGACAAGCAATAGTAATTATTCAGTCTGCCTTCCGTGgtatgaaagcaagaaaaaaagcaagacagatAAGAGCTGCAAGAAAGATTCAGTCTTTTCTTCAGATGGCTGTGCAGCGTAAAAGATTTATTCAACTTAAAACAGCAGCTATTACATTACAAGCCTATTACTTAATGCATAAAGCTAAATCACAGTATACAAGCtataaaaaagcagcagttgttTTACAACGATGCTACCGGTCCCACTTGACTGTGAAATACCGAAGAACAACTTACTTGCAAACCCAGAGGAACATTATCATTGTGCAGGCTAGAGTCAGAGGATTCATTGAAAAGAAGAGGTTTTGCAAGATTAAagaaagcacaataaaaattCAG gcttTTTTCCGTGGATTTATTCAGAGACAGAAGTACCTTCAGTGCaagttttctgctgtgttaaTACAGCAGCGCTACAGAGCCCACCAGATGCGGAATACTGAACAACAAAGATACCATCAAATGAAAAGAGCTGCCATTAGAATTCAG gCATCATATAGAGGATATAAAGCCAGGCAGTGGGTTaacagaacaaaagcagcacGAATAATTCAAGCCTGGTTTCGAGGCTGCAGAGCACAAAAAGAATATGCGTCTGTGGTGAAAGCTGTATGTGTTATTCAGAgtcacttcaaaacaaaacagcagcgGACCTG gtttttgaaaatgaagttcAGTGCACTTACCATTCAAAGAAGATGGAGAGCAACCCTTACTGCACAAAGGATTCGACATCAGTTTCTGGCAACCAAGAACGCTGCAGTTAAGATTCAGTTGGCATATAGACGGTACAGGGCTAGGAGACTTTTGAGAAAG AAGCTTCAAGCTGCGTGTTTGATCCAAAAAGCATACAGAAGTTTCAAGGCAAGAAAGGAATTTGTTCaacaaaaagctgcagctgtaaTTATCCAAAAACATCCGAGggcctggcag atttcagaacagaaacaaaagaagagactgctttattttgcagcagctgcatATCATCATATCTCTGCAATTAAAATTCAAAGGGCATATAGGATTCACCTCATCTTAAAACTCGCACAAAACCAGATCTCGTCTGTTCATGTAATACAG aggTGGTTCCGAGCCAAAATGCAACGAAAGAGATACCTAAGAGATTATGAAAGAATTATTCAATTACAATGTGTGATTCGCGGCTGGCTGAACCACAGAAATAATGCAGCAACCATAATCCAGAGAAATGTACGAAGATTCCTTGCCTGCAGACGTAGGAGAAAATTTGCAGTTGGAATAATTAAATTTCAG GCATTGTGGAGAGGATATTCTTGGAGAAAGAGTAACGACACAGCAAAAACTAAAGCTTTAAGATATCGTTTAGTAAAGGCTAATgaaaagagcagagaagaaaacaaactgagcAACAGAACTGCAGTTGCTATTAAATACCTTCTAAAATTCAAACATCTCTCTTACATTCTGGCAGCATTAAAACATCTTG AGGTGGCTACCAGGCTGTCCCCACTCTGTTGTGAAAACATGGCCCAGAGCAGAGCgatcttcagtatttttgttctgattCAAAGTTGCAACCGGAGTGTTCCATGCATGGAAGTGATCAGATATTCAATTCAGGTTCTACTTAATGTTTCAAAG TATGAAAGAACTACTCAGGCAGTTTATGAAGTAGAAAATTCTATAGATACATTACTAGACCTACTGCAAACGTACAGAGGGAAGGCTGGGGACAAAAtttcagagaaaggagaaagcattttcacaaagaCCTGTTGCTTGCTGGCCATCCTTTCAAAGGACTCAAAAAGAGCTTTG